The window GCGGCTGGTCGTACTCGACGGGCTGACCGTTCTCGACCAGAACGGCGGTAATCACCCCGTCGCGGTCGGCCTCGATCTGGTTGAGCATCTTCATTGCCTCGACGATGCACAACGTGTCGCCGGCCTTGACCCGCTGCCCCTCCTCGACGAACGGCTTGGCCGTCGGCGACGGAGCCCGGTAGAAGGTACCGACCATCGGCGAGCGGATCGGCTCGCCCTCCGGCTCATCGTCGCCGGCCTCCTCGGGCTCGGCGGCGCCGGCCGGCGCCGCGGCTGCAGCCGCCGGCGGGGCCGCGGC of the Halorhodospira halophila genome contains:
- the accB gene encoding acetyl-CoA carboxylase biotin carboxyl carrier protein gives rise to the protein AAAPPAAAAAAPAGAAEPEEAGDDEPEGEPIRSPMVGTFYRAPSPTAKPFVEEGQRVKAGDTLCIVEAMKMLNQIEADRDGVITAVLVENGQPVEYDQPLFLISD